In a single window of the Deinococcus cellulosilyticus NBRC 106333 = KACC 11606 genome:
- a CDS encoding sunset domain-containing protein: protein MGDEASAAVCTLPVHPCCGPGVVLASRTACTSNHPSKRTINSKGEKIKHLPSGACHNRTHPERCFNTPQKAQKAGFRASKR from the coding sequence ATGGGAGATGAAGCATCTGCTGCTGTTTGCACTTTGCCTGTGCACCCCTGCTGTGGCCCAGGGGTTGTTTTGGCCTCCAGAACCGCCTGTACCTCAAACCACCCCAGCAAAAGAACCATCAACAGCAAAGGAGAGAAGATTAAGCATCTTCCTTCTGGAGCCTGCCACAACCGCACCCATCCTGAGCGCTGCTTCAACACCCCCCAGAAGGCACAGAAAGCCGGATTCCGCGCAAGCAAAAGATGA
- a CDS encoding glyoxalase superfamily protein, whose product MQSVIPALRITNPAASITFYVDHLGFQVDWEHRFEVGFPVFMQVQKDGMLLYLTEHAGDCEPGGLVHFLIPDVDAYYRGLLSRNAPITSAPHEGIPGVRSMTLTDPDGNQLRFLTRKS is encoded by the coding sequence ATGCAAAGCGTGATTCCAGCCTTACGCATCACCAATCCTGCAGCGAGCATCACCTTTTATGTGGATCATCTGGGTTTTCAGGTGGACTGGGAGCACCGTTTTGAAGTGGGATTTCCGGTCTTCATGCAGGTTCAGAAAGATGGGATGCTGCTGTATCTGACAGAGCATGCTGGAGACTGTGAGCCAGGAGGGCTGGTGCATTTCCTGATTCCTGATGTGGACGCATATTACAGAGGGTTGCTGTCCAGAAATGCACCCATCACATCAGCACCCCATGAAGGTATTCCCGGGGTTCGCAGCATGACCCTCACTGATCCGGATGGAAACCAGCTGAGGTTCCTGACCCGCAAAAGTTGA
- a CDS encoding MFS transporter, which translates to MTDPQHTSPRHRHALLFLFISAFLGSLGFTLVAPVLPFLVSRYITDQNQLAVTIGWLTISYSLCSFFAAPVLGALSDRYGRRPVLLLSLLGSAIGYLIFGWGGALWVLFLGRIIDGLTAGNFSAIFGYLADVTKPEERGKYFGIMGAVFGSGFIIGPAVGGLASHISLEAPFYLAAAVTFLNVLWGFFFLPESHRKEHRVDIHFKQLNPFTQIAGLFQIPSIRMLLIAGVLFMIPFVMMQTTFAVLVKDTLHWGPDQTSLAFVMVGISDIVVQGLLLGLMIRLMGESGVALLGLTLSLLSLVGIALLPWYPSGWLVYVSITAFAIGEGVFGASLGSLTSKAAGPTAQGRVQGGSQALNALSQVVSPGLAGQLYSRVGHSAPYWTGAVMVLLGALALGTQLGSKTLVQTEASET; encoded by the coding sequence ATGACTGATCCTCAACACACATCACCCAGACACCGTCATGCACTGCTCTTTCTGTTCATCAGTGCCTTCCTGGGGTCTCTGGGATTCACCCTGGTGGCCCCGGTGCTTCCCTTTCTGGTCTCCAGGTACATCACCGACCAGAACCAGCTGGCCGTCACCATTGGCTGGCTGACCATCTCCTATTCACTGTGTTCGTTTTTTGCTGCACCGGTGCTGGGTGCCCTCTCGGATCGCTATGGCAGGCGTCCAGTGTTGCTGCTCTCCCTGCTGGGGTCCGCCATCGGTTACCTGATTTTTGGCTGGGGTGGAGCCCTGTGGGTGCTGTTCCTGGGCCGCATCATTGATGGTCTGACTGCAGGCAACTTCAGTGCAATCTTCGGGTACCTTGCAGATGTCACAAAGCCAGAGGAACGTGGAAAATACTTTGGCATCATGGGGGCAGTGTTTGGCAGTGGCTTCATCATCGGTCCTGCAGTGGGGGGTCTGGCCTCCCACATCAGCCTGGAAGCCCCTTTTTATCTGGCAGCAGCAGTCACCTTCCTGAATGTGCTGTGGGGATTTTTCTTTCTGCCAGAAAGCCACAGAAAGGAACACAGGGTGGACATTCACTTCAAACAGCTCAATCCCTTCACCCAGATCGCAGGTCTCTTTCAGATTCCCTCCATTCGCATGCTGTTGATTGCCGGAGTGCTGTTCATGATTCCTTTCGTGATGATGCAGACCACCTTTGCAGTGCTGGTCAAAGACACCCTGCACTGGGGACCGGACCAGACCAGTCTGGCCTTCGTGATGGTGGGCATCTCAGACATTGTGGTGCAGGGTCTGCTGCTGGGCCTGATGATCCGCCTGATGGGCGAAAGTGGAGTGGCGCTGCTCGGCCTCACCCTCAGTTTGCTGAGCCTGGTGGGCATTGCCCTGCTTCCCTGGTATCCCAGTGGATGGCTGGTTTACGTCAGCATCACAGCTTTTGCGATTGGCGAAGGGGTGTTTGGTGCCTCGCTGGGCAGCCTGACCTCCAAAGCTGCAGGTCCCACAGCCCAGGGTCGGGTGCAGGGAGGCAGCCAGGCCCTCAATGCCCTCAGTCAGGTGGTCAGTCCAGGCCTCGCAGGTCAACTGTATTCCAGGGTGGGTCACTCTGCCCCCTACTGGACCGGTGCGGTGATGGTGCTGCTGGGTGCTCTTGCGCTGGGCACGCAACTGGGCAGCAAAACCCTCGTGCAGACAGAAGCCTCAGAGACCTGA
- a CDS encoding helix-turn-helix domain-containing protein yields MPALLTLPENQPFNADLHTPLYPDHYREYAPHPLLENRVRSYWSMEELHTQQTEQHRFFPERLVRLCFYQGEAYLPDLNAGSRLEPLPQVYMLGFQKEPVRFISRGLTRVVGVELFPWAARELMHPGENIQNVFFKPIHVALRELSLLVLDLIQRNDIIGALEALEDWLLRRLTLREIDDHAGIQAALSLYQMRGQLKISELADQQGVSVRHLERQFQEVVGITPKWLSRIIRFEEAHNRLWANPQINLTELAFELGYADQAHFCREFRSLTHITPSQFSRDVRNRLRNMDPQLQ; encoded by the coding sequence ATGCCTGCTCTCCTGACCCTGCCCGAAAATCAGCCTTTCAACGCAGACTTGCACACGCCCCTGTACCCGGACCATTACAGGGAGTATGCACCCCATCCCCTGCTGGAAAATCGGGTCAGAAGTTACTGGAGCATGGAAGAACTGCACACCCAGCAGACCGAGCAGCACCGCTTCTTTCCAGAGCGTCTGGTGCGTCTGTGTTTCTACCAGGGTGAAGCTTACCTGCCCGACCTGAATGCGGGCTCACGCCTTGAGCCCCTGCCCCAGGTGTACATGCTGGGTTTTCAGAAGGAACCTGTGCGTTTCATTTCGCGGGGCCTCACGCGGGTGGTGGGTGTGGAGCTCTTTCCGTGGGCAGCCAGGGAACTGATGCACCCCGGAGAAAACATCCAGAATGTCTTTTTCAAACCCATTCATGTGGCCCTGAGGGAACTTTCCCTGCTGGTGCTTGACCTGATCCAGCGCAACGACATCATCGGGGCTCTGGAAGCCCTTGAAGACTGGTTGCTGCGCAGATTGACCCTGCGGGAGATTGATGACCATGCAGGCATTCAGGCTGCACTGAGCCTGTACCAGATGCGGGGTCAGCTCAAAATCAGTGAACTTGCAGACCAGCAGGGGGTGTCGGTGCGCCATCTGGAAAGGCAGTTTCAGGAGGTGGTGGGCATCACCCCCAAATGGCTGTCCAGAATCATCCGTTTCGAGGAGGCCCACAATCGGCTGTGGGCCAACCCGCAAATCAACCTGACCGAGCTTGCCTTCGAGCTGGGTTATGCAGACCAGGCACATTTCTGTCGGGAGTTTCGCAGCCTCACCCACATCACCCCATCCCAGTTCTCCAGAGATGTGCGAAACCGTCTGCGAAACATGGACCCGCAGCTCCAGTAA
- a CDS encoding cytochrome P450 family protein has translation MTPAFAERLTTPEFQENPYPIYREFRDQSPALWYGHSGATGGMWFITRHEDAEMVLKDQRFTKDISRVTPTPRMMAHHMLDADPPDHTRLRGLVSQAFTPRVVAALEPKIRSITEELISHTRKGENFSLIEHLAFPLPIIVIAELLGVPDRDRHLFRDWSSSLIDGADILTSGPGSNQEVQMALGSIFRYFDELIKVRRQDLQDDLISLMIAAEDSEGKLTHGEILSSCFLLLLAGHETTINLIGNGYHALLQHPEQFELLRTHPELLSSGVDELLRYDAPVQRATFRAALEDMEIAGTLIRKNQQVAAVIGSANRDERVFLNPDDLDVTRLPNKHLSFGRGIHFCLGAPLAKLEAQIAFEYLLPLGLPQIRHVERRPSTMFRGFRDLIVSWS, from the coding sequence ATGACCCCTGCATTTGCTGAACGGCTGACCACGCCAGAGTTTCAGGAGAATCCCTATCCGATTTACCGTGAATTTCGCGACCAGTCTCCTGCCCTCTGGTACGGTCACAGCGGAGCCACTGGAGGCATGTGGTTCATCACCCGCCATGAGGACGCCGAAATGGTGCTCAAAGACCAGCGTTTCACCAAGGACATCAGTCGGGTCACACCCACCCCGCGTATGATGGCCCACCACATGCTGGACGCCGATCCACCAGACCACACCCGCCTGCGCGGACTGGTCAGTCAGGCTTTCACACCCAGGGTGGTGGCGGCCCTCGAACCCAAAATCCGCAGCATCACCGAAGAGCTCATTTCACACACCAGAAAAGGGGAGAATTTCTCCCTGATTGAACACCTCGCGTTTCCCCTCCCCATCATTGTGATTGCGGAACTGCTCGGGGTTCCCGACCGGGACCGCCACCTTTTCCGGGACTGGTCCTCCTCCCTGATTGATGGGGCAGACATCCTGACCTCTGGACCCGGCAGCAATCAGGAAGTGCAGATGGCCCTCGGGAGCATCTTCAGGTACTTCGATGAACTCATCAAGGTGCGCCGCCAGGACCTGCAAGACGACCTGATCAGCCTGATGATTGCCGCAGAGGACAGCGAAGGCAAACTCACCCACGGAGAGATTCTGTCTTCCTGCTTCCTGCTCCTGCTGGCTGGACATGAAACCACCATCAACCTGATTGGCAATGGGTACCATGCCCTCCTGCAACACCCGGAACAGTTTGAACTGCTCAGAACCCATCCTGAACTGCTGTCCTCGGGTGTGGATGAGTTGCTGCGCTACGATGCCCCTGTGCAACGGGCCACCTTCCGGGCGGCTCTCGAAGACATGGAAATTGCCGGAACCCTGATCCGCAAGAACCAGCAGGTGGCCGCTGTGATTGGATCGGCCAACCGGGACGAACGGGTGTTCCTCAACCCCGATGACCTCGATGTCACCCGCCTCCCCAACAAGCACCTGAGTTTCGGACGGGGCATCCACTTCTGCCTGGGCGCACCCCTGGCCAAGTTGGAAGCCCAGATTGCCTTCGAGTACCTGCTGCCTCTGGGACTCCCCCAGATCCGTCATGTGGAACGTCGGCCCAGCACCATGTTCCGGGGGTTCAGGGACCTGATCGTGTCCTGGTCCTGA
- a CDS encoding M15 family metallopeptidase has protein sequence MKAQKVSSLEALHPEFRQNLESWLHAVQQKFPQYEFRVLETRRSKERQKKLFSQNSTSRWVTSFDGSRLISMHQYGLAADIGILNRKTRKSVWDSRVWRTIYAYIPPSVHGLEVGVKELTHLQLQGAGEQYRDGELQDKYIKKLGLTRS, from the coding sequence ATGAAAGCCCAGAAGGTCAGCAGTCTTGAAGCGCTCCATCCCGAGTTCAGGCAGAATCTGGAAAGCTGGCTGCATGCTGTCCAGCAGAAGTTCCCACAGTACGAATTTCGCGTGCTGGAAACCCGCAGGAGCAAGGAAAGGCAGAAGAAACTGTTTTCCCAGAACAGCACATCCAGATGGGTCACCAGTTTTGATGGCAGCAGGCTCATCAGCATGCACCAGTATGGCTTGGCCGCTGACATTGGCATCCTCAACCGCAAAACCCGCAAGTCCGTCTGGGATTCACGGGTGTGGCGCACCATCTATGCTTACATTCCGCCCAGTGTGCATGGGCTGGAGGTGGGCGTGAAGGAGTTGACCCACCTGCAATTGCAAGGGGCCGGAGAACAGTACCGGGATGGAGAATTGCAGGACAAATACATCAAGAAGCTGGGCCTCACCCGCAGCTGA
- a CDS encoding acyl-CoA carboxylase subunit beta, protein MSSQPKSWPDALETLQTTVAQTHLGGGKKAIERQHQKNRLTARERISHLIDEGSTFDELMTLAGFEMYQDVGGCPSGGTVAGIGQIQGRPWMIIANDATVKAGAFFPITAKKVIRAQTIALENHIPVVYLVDSAGVYLPMQDEIFPDQDDFGRVFYLNARMSALGIPQIAAIMGNCVAGGAYLPVMCDTLIMTEGSGLYLAGPALVKAAIGQNIDSESLGGASVHAEISGTVDYKEKDDLAAIRRIRSLAEMQTQKYTAPWALKRRTPTAPQLQKDLTEIVSLDGSKTYDVREVLRALLDDSHFEEYKPEYGQSIVCALGWLGGYPVGVVANDRQVIRKKLKSDVPGLQTRIEVGGVIYGDSADKSARFIMEVNQMGIPLIFLSDVTGFMVGKDSEYEGIIRKGAKMVNAVSNTVVPKITLITGGSYGAGNYAMNGKAYGPRFIFAWPSAKYAVMSGNAAAKTLLDIQLQALKRQGQEPTDEDLATLFEQVKAKYDQELDPRYAAARLWVDEIILPESTRERLIRTLEACASSPTGDFRTGVFQV, encoded by the coding sequence ATGAGTTCACAACCGAAGAGCTGGCCAGACGCCCTGGAAACACTGCAGACCACAGTGGCCCAAACCCATCTGGGAGGGGGCAAAAAAGCCATTGAGCGGCAACACCAGAAAAACCGACTGACCGCCAGAGAGCGCATCTCCCACCTCATTGATGAGGGCAGCACCTTTGATGAACTGATGACCCTTGCAGGCTTTGAAATGTATCAGGATGTGGGCGGATGCCCCTCAGGCGGAACCGTTGCAGGCATCGGGCAGATTCAGGGTCGTCCATGGATGATCATTGCCAATGACGCCACCGTAAAAGCCGGAGCCTTCTTTCCCATCACCGCCAAGAAAGTCATCCGGGCCCAGACCATCGCCCTGGAAAACCACATTCCTGTGGTCTACCTGGTGGACTCCGCAGGCGTGTACCTCCCCATGCAAGATGAAATCTTCCCCGATCAGGACGATTTCGGGCGGGTCTTTTACCTGAATGCCCGCATGAGTGCGCTGGGCATTCCCCAGATCGCTGCCATCATGGGAAACTGCGTCGCAGGAGGGGCCTACCTTCCGGTGATGTGCGACACCCTGATCATGACTGAAGGCTCAGGGCTTTACCTTGCTGGGCCTGCCCTCGTGAAAGCGGCCATCGGGCAGAACATCGACTCCGAAAGTCTGGGAGGTGCATCCGTTCACGCCGAGATCTCAGGAACCGTAGATTACAAGGAAAAAGACGATCTGGCAGCCATCCGCAGAATCCGTTCCCTGGCCGAGATGCAGACCCAGAAATACACCGCCCCCTGGGCCCTCAAACGCCGCACCCCCACCGCACCCCAGCTTCAAAAAGACCTCACGGAAATCGTGAGCCTGGACGGAAGCAAAACCTATGACGTGCGGGAGGTGCTGCGTGCCCTGCTCGACGACAGCCACTTCGAGGAATACAAACCCGAATACGGCCAGAGCATCGTCTGTGCCCTGGGCTGGCTCGGCGGCTATCCGGTGGGTGTTGTTGCCAATGACCGTCAGGTGATCCGCAAGAAACTGAAATCCGACGTTCCAGGCCTGCAGACCCGCATCGAGGTGGGAGGCGTGATCTACGGGGACAGTGCAGACAAATCTGCACGCTTCATCATGGAGGTCAACCAGATGGGCATCCCCCTGATTTTCCTCTCGGACGTGACCGGGTTCATGGTTGGCAAAGACAGCGAATACGAGGGCATCATCCGCAAGGGGGCAAAGATGGTCAATGCAGTGTCCAACACTGTGGTGCCCAAAATCACCCTGATCACCGGAGGCAGTTACGGGGCAGGCAATTACGCCATGAACGGCAAAGCCTACGGCCCAAGGTTCATCTTTGCGTGGCCCAGTGCCAAATACGCCGTGATGAGCGGAAACGCCGCTGCAAAAACCCTGCTGGACATCCAGTTGCAGGCCCTGAAACGCCAGGGCCAGGAACCCACCGATGAAGACCTGGCCACCCTTTTTGAGCAGGTCAAGGCCAAATACGACCAGGAACTGGACCCCAGGTACGCTGCAGCCCGATTGTGGGTGGATGAGATCATCCTCCCGGAAAGCACCCGTGAACGCCTGATTCGCACACTGGAAGCCTGCGCAAGCAGTCCGACAGGAGACTTCAGGACAGGGGTTTTTCAGGTGTAA
- a CDS encoding HD-GYP domain-containing protein, translated as MTPAEPSETTMLTPAQNASTDLKTQRSGAAFRPALLIAGIYLALSVTWILVTDRLLYTQPVAGSLLERISSAKGILFVMFSALLIYTLVRQATRQLIQANRALQEQARRLEELNAELTRSLQTLKQQQEELQITHDAAVEGWTEAMALRDDETHEHTRRVAALSVKLGRVMGMQDHELREIHWGGLLHDIGKMAVPDSVLLKPGKLTREEYALMQEHPVYARRWLEHVHFLGQARDIPYFHHEKWDGTGYPHGLKGEEIPLYARIFAIVDVYDALTSDRPYRKAMPQEEALGIIEQGVGTHFDPEVAHHFLQMVREPSAFSRQPSAKDQM; from the coding sequence ATGACCCCAGCAGAACCTTCCGAAACCACCATGCTCACCCCTGCCCAGAACGCCTCTACAGACCTGAAAACCCAGCGCTCAGGGGCTGCTTTTCGCCCTGCACTGCTGATTGCAGGAATTTATCTGGCCCTGTCGGTGACGTGGATTCTGGTCACGGACCGTCTGCTCTACACACAGCCTGTCGCGGGGTCCCTCCTTGAACGCATCAGCAGTGCCAAGGGCATCCTGTTCGTGATGTTTTCTGCCCTGTTGATCTACACCCTGGTGCGCCAGGCCACCAGGCAACTCATCCAGGCCAACCGTGCCCTTCAGGAACAGGCCCGCCGTCTGGAGGAACTCAATGCAGAGCTCACCCGGTCCCTCCAGACCCTGAAACAGCAGCAAGAAGAGTTGCAGATCACCCATGATGCAGCAGTTGAAGGCTGGACGGAGGCCATGGCCCTGCGGGACGATGAAACCCACGAACACACCCGCCGTGTGGCGGCCCTCAGCGTCAAACTGGGCCGTGTGATGGGCATGCAGGACCACGAATTGCGTGAGATCCACTGGGGAGGCCTGCTGCACGACATTGGCAAAATGGCAGTCCCAGACAGTGTGCTGCTCAAACCCGGCAAACTGACCCGGGAAGAATATGCACTGATGCAGGAACACCCCGTCTACGCCCGACGCTGGCTGGAACACGTGCATTTTCTGGGTCAGGCCCGCGACATTCCCTATTTTCACCATGAAAAATGGGACGGAACGGGATACCCGCATGGTCTGAAAGGTGAGGAGATTCCCCTCTACGCAAGGATTTTCGCCATTGTGGATGTGTATGACGCCCTGACCAGTGACCGCCCCTACCGCAAGGCCATGCCACAGGAGGAAGCCCTCGGGATCATTGAACAGGGCGTTGGAACGCACTTTGATCCTGAAGTGGCCCACCATTTTCTGCAGATGGTGAGGGAGCCGTCAGCTTTCAGCCGTCAGCCATCAGCAAAAGACCAGATGTGA
- the clpS gene encoding ATP-dependent Clp protease adapter ClpS, with product MTEARTETRTQTQRPPLYKVILLNDDYTPMDYVVRVLVDFFRKSPAQATRIMMAVHQEGSGVCGVYPFEVAETKVHQVNSDARQHGFPLKCIMEAE from the coding sequence ATGACAGAGGCTCGCACTGAAACGCGGACCCAGACGCAGCGTCCGCCCCTCTACAAGGTCATCTTGCTCAACGATGACTACACCCCCATGGACTATGTGGTGCGGGTGCTCGTGGACTTCTTCCGCAAGAGTCCGGCCCAGGCCACCCGCATCATGATGGCCGTGCACCAGGAAGGCTCCGGGGTGTGCGGCGTGTACCCCTTCGAAGTGGCTGAAACCAAAGTTCACCAGGTGAACAGCGATGCCAGACAGCACGGCTTTCCCCTGAAATGCATCATGGAGGCGGAATGA
- the clpA gene encoding ATP-dependent Clp protease ATP-binding subunit ClpA, with amino-acid sequence MITETLEQSIQRAVQLAHSYGHEYITLEHMLYALMDDEDARPVLQACGVDLSILEEALENEFDSMEGYDDARPTSTLAFDRVLQRALRQMRAAAQEQVTGAQVLVSILEEDTSTARFLLEEQGMTRLDAIEFISHGKRKYQVTPDAGASMGSADLTAQPGNAENDPLKLFCVDLTDRARAGQIDPMIGRESELERTMQVLARRTKNNPVLVGEPGVGKTAIVEGLARKIALGEVPELLSDMTLYSLDMGALLAGTRYRGDFEERLKAVIAALEGRKVILFIDEIHTIVRAGAVEGGAMDAGNLLKPALSKGHLRTIGATTYEEYKHLEKDRALGRRFQKIDVPEPSQADAIKILEGIAPYYEEHHNLKFTKPALKAAVELSAQYITDRRLPDKAIDVIDEAGALEILKPPSKRARTLTPKHIEAVVAKIARLPLGAIQKTEQTKLQDLEAELLQVVYGQDQAVKEVADTVKLARAGLRQEGKPVGAFLFAGPTGVGKTELAKQLARVLGAEFLRFDMSEYMEKHSVSRLIGAPPGYVGFDQGGLLTDQVLRHPQSVVLLDEIEKAHPDVYNILLQVMDYGRLTDHNGKQIDFRGVVLIMTTNAGAEESAKSPVGFGRTVRVGEDIEAIKRTFTPEFRNRLDGIVAFKPLARDTMHLVVSKFLRELEGQLKSKNVILHVDDTAIGWLSEKGYDPAMGARPLARVIQEHLKKPLADAILFGKLNRGGEVSVMVHEGKLQLVMPQAPVQKA; translated from the coding sequence ATGATCACCGAAACCCTCGAGCAGAGCATCCAGCGTGCCGTGCAACTTGCCCACAGTTACGGGCACGAGTACATCACCCTGGAGCACATGCTTTACGCCCTGATGGACGATGAGGATGCCCGTCCGGTCCTGCAGGCCTGCGGTGTGGACCTCAGCATCCTGGAAGAGGCCCTGGAAAACGAATTCGACAGCATGGAAGGGTATGACGATGCCCGTCCCACCTCCACGCTGGCTTTTGACCGGGTGTTGCAGCGTGCCCTCAGGCAGATGCGTGCAGCGGCACAGGAGCAGGTGACCGGAGCACAGGTGCTGGTGTCCATTCTGGAAGAGGACACCTCAACGGCCCGATTCCTGCTCGAAGAACAGGGCATGACCCGCCTGGATGCCATCGAGTTCATCTCACATGGCAAACGCAAGTACCAGGTGACTCCAGATGCAGGGGCCAGCATGGGTTCTGCAGATCTCACAGCCCAGCCTGGAAACGCTGAAAACGACCCGCTCAAACTCTTCTGTGTGGACCTGACCGACCGGGCCAGGGCCGGACAGATCGACCCCATGATTGGCCGGGAGTCGGAGCTTGAGCGCACCATGCAGGTTCTGGCAAGGCGCACCAAGAACAACCCGGTGCTGGTGGGTGAGCCTGGCGTGGGCAAAACCGCCATCGTGGAGGGTCTGGCCCGCAAGATTGCCCTGGGAGAGGTGCCAGAACTGCTCTCCGACATGACCCTTTACTCGCTGGACATGGGCGCACTGCTGGCCGGAACCCGTTACCGAGGGGACTTCGAGGAACGCCTGAAAGCGGTGATTGCTGCTTTAGAAGGCCGCAAGGTGATCCTCTTCATCGATGAGATCCACACCATTGTGCGGGCAGGGGCGGTGGAAGGAGGGGCAATGGATGCAGGAAACCTGCTGAAACCTGCCCTCAGCAAAGGCCACCTCAGAACCATCGGGGCAACCACCTACGAGGAATACAAGCACCTGGAGAAAGACCGTGCCCTGGGTCGCCGCTTCCAGAAAATTGACGTACCAGAGCCCTCCCAGGCAGATGCCATCAAAATTCTGGAAGGCATTGCGCCTTACTACGAGGAGCACCACAACCTCAAATTCACCAAACCTGCCTTAAAGGCTGCTGTGGAACTCAGTGCCCAGTACATCACCGACCGCAGGCTGCCAGACAAGGCCATCGACGTGATCGATGAGGCTGGAGCCCTGGAAATCCTCAAGCCCCCATCCAAACGGGCCAGAACCCTGACCCCAAAACACATAGAGGCTGTGGTCGCCAAGATCGCCAGACTGCCCCTCGGAGCCATCCAGAAGACCGAACAGACCAAACTGCAGGACCTTGAAGCCGAACTTCTGCAGGTGGTTTATGGTCAGGATCAGGCCGTCAAAGAGGTTGCAGACACGGTGAAACTGGCCCGTGCAGGCCTCAGGCAGGAAGGGAAACCCGTGGGAGCTTTCCTGTTTGCAGGACCCACCGGGGTGGGCAAAACCGAACTGGCAAAACAGCTTGCCCGTGTGCTCGGGGCTGAATTCCTGCGTTTCGACATGTCCGAGTACATGGAAAAACACAGTGTCTCCCGCCTGATCGGGGCCCCTCCCGGATACGTGGGATTTGACCAGGGAGGCCTCCTCACCGATCAGGTCCTGAGGCACCCCCAGAGTGTGGTTTTGCTCGACGAGATCGAAAAAGCCCACCCGGACGTGTACAACATCCTCTTGCAGGTGATGGACTACGGCAGACTCACCGACCACAATGGCAAACAGATCGACTTCCGGGGCGTGGTGCTGATCATGACCACCAACGCTGGAGCGGAAGAAAGCGCAAAAAGCCCGGTGGGTTTCGGACGCACCGTGCGGGTGGGCGAGGACATCGAGGCCATCAAACGCACCTTCACCCCCGAATTCAGAAACCGTCTGGATGGAATCGTGGCCTTCAAACCGCTTGCCAGAGACACCATGCATCTGGTGGTCAGCAAGTTCCTGCGTGAACTCGAAGGGCAGCTGAAATCCAAAAACGTCATCTTGCACGTGGACGACACTGCCATTGGCTGGCTCTCCGAAAAAGGCTACGATCCGGCGATGGGTGCCCGCCCTCTGGCCCGCGTGATTCAGGAGCACCTCAAAAAACCCCTGGCAGACGCCATATTGTTCGGGAAACTGAACAGGGGAGGAGAGGTCAGTGTGATGGTGCATGAGGGCAAACTGCAGCTGGTGATGCCTCAGGCACCGGTTCAGAAAGCGTGA